TAAAATCGGCAATGTTGAAGGTATGTTCTGTATCGCCTTCGGTGTATGAATAGTCCTGAGACCCCACAGAAGGTCCCGATAAAAGGCGGCCGAACAGGGGAAGCCGCAGAGGGGATCCTGGATATAGGCGTCTACCCGTTCTGGATCCCGAGAAAGCCAATCAAATTTGGTACGGGCCGGCTGAAAGGGGAGATTATAAGCCCCATCAGAGAGGGAGTATAAGAGGGGAGAAAATTTGCGCCCTCCCTTAAAAAAGGCCACCAGTGAAGCAAGACAGGCCCCCAGAAAAATCACCGGCCCTCCAGGGCCCCGGGTTCCCGATAGAATACACCCCGAAAGAAGTGCCCCCTCTTTTTCAATATACGCCTGGGCAAGGAAGGAGCCCCAGGAATGTCCAAAAAGGATAAGAGGAAGCTGGGGATATTCCTGTTTTATCTGTGTACTTATGGCGATCAGGTCCTGCCCCACCCGGGCAAAGCCATTTCGATCCGCACAATGGCCGAGTTGTCCTCCGCGGGAAGGATCCGATATGGCACGAGCCGTAGCACCATGCCCCCGGTGATCATCGGCCCATACTTCTATTCCTTGATTGCAAAGGAACTCCGCAAATTCCCGATATCGCTCCGAATGTTCCGCCATGCCATGCACCACCTGGAGAACCGCCTTAGGAGTTCCATCGGGTTTCCATCGACGAACAAAAATCGTACATCCATCGTCCATGGAGATATAACAATTCGATTCCTGCATGGTATTCTATTGTATCCCTATACCACGATTCTGGCAATCATGCTATAGTGCCACTGGATAGGTATGTCAACAAGGGATAACTATTTTCAAGGAACCGTAGAACGACTTGTGGCAGGCGGCGATGGTCTTGTGGTACACGAGGGGAAACCCTATTTTGTTCCCTTTTCTGCACCCCAGGATAAACTGGCGCTCCGCATCACGGAGCATCATAGCTCTTTTGGACGGGCTACGATTGAAGAAATTATTGAGCCATCACCCCTGAGGATATCCCCCTCCTGCCCGCTGTATGGCCAGTGCGGGGGCTGTTCTCTGCAACATATTCAGTATGAGGCCCAACTTACCATAAAGGAAGGGATCCTCACTGAGCTCTTCCAACGGATTGGGAAGGGCATAACCATCCCCCCCATCAAGGTTATTCCAAGTGAACCCTATGAATATCGCCATCGGATTCAACTGCATGCCACAGATCCAAGAGAAAAACAAAGCCCCGTTGGATTCAAGGCCTTTCATCAAGAACGGGTGGTGCCTGTGACGGATTGCCCCATCTGTCATAGTCCTATCCGCAGGGCTCTGCAAAAAAAAGAACTCCGCCCACCGCAGGGCAAGAATCGATTCACGGTTTTTTCCTGGGATACGGCCCTTTTTCAGGAAGGAAAACAGCCCCAGGGAAAGATCATTTTGAAAGGGAAACCCCTATACGTAGATGCGGGGGTATTCTTTCAGAGTAATCTTTCAACCCTGGAACTTTTAATTGAAGAACTGATGGAAATAACCAGGAATATTCCCCATCGACATAGGGCGGCGGATCTCTATTGTGGGGTTGGCACCTTTGGGGCCTTCCTCCGGGAATATTTTTCTGAACTCGATCTCCTTGAAGCTACCGAAGCATCCCTTTTTTTAGCAAAAAAGAATATCCAGGGTTCGGGGATTCGGTACTTCATGATGCGGGACGAAGCCTGGGCCAGTTCTCAAAAAAGGGAACCCCAGGGATACGATCTTGTGGTGGTAGATCCTCCCCGGCAGGGCTTATCTCCTGCCATGCGAAACTACCTTGCTTACCAGGGGTCTCCTTTTCTGGTCTACGTATCCTGCGAAGGATCAACCCTTGCCCGGGACTGCAAAGAGCTTA
This is a stretch of genomic DNA from Treponema sp. J25. It encodes these proteins:
- a CDS encoding alpha/beta hydrolase, which translates into the protein MQESNCYISMDDGCTIFVRRWKPDGTPKAVLQVVHGMAEHSERYREFAEFLCNQGIEVWADDHRGHGATARAISDPSRGGQLGHCADRNGFARVGQDLIAISTQIKQEYPQLPLILFGHSWGSFLAQAYIEKEGALLSGCILSGTRGPGGPVIFLGACLASLVAFFKGGRKFSPLLYSLSDGAYNLPFQPARTKFDWLSRDPERVDAYIQDPLCGFPCSAAFYRDLLWGLRTIHTPKAIQNIPSTLPILIFAGASDPVGEMGKSPTRLVDAYKQAGIQDLEFILYPEGRHEMINELNRTEVFHHLLSWINRHLETR
- a CDS encoding methyltransferase, with protein sequence MSTRDNYFQGTVERLVAGGDGLVVHEGKPYFVPFSAPQDKLALRITEHHSSFGRATIEEIIEPSPLRISPSCPLYGQCGGCSLQHIQYEAQLTIKEGILTELFQRIGKGITIPPIKVIPSEPYEYRHRIQLHATDPREKQSPVGFKAFHQERVVPVTDCPICHSPIRRALQKKELRPPQGKNRFTVFSWDTALFQEGKQPQGKIILKGKPLYVDAGVFFQSNLSTLELLIEELMEITRNIPHRHRAADLYCGVGTFGAFLREYFSELDLLEATEASLFLAKKNIQGSGIRYFMMRDEAWASSQKREPQGYDLVVVDPPRQGLSPAMRNYLAYQGSPFLVYVSCEGSTLARDCKELTEGGYTLEQLSLYDFYPQTAHMECLAFLRKK